The proteins below are encoded in one region of Microscilla marina ATCC 23134:
- a CDS encoding potassium channel family protein, which produces MLFLLSIGIGISGFMFIEENYTFIDAFYMTVITIATVGFTEVHPLSDAGRLFTSFYIVINLGIFALFASVLTTYLFEGELREILNNYNSIRKVNKMKDHVIVCGFGRNGIRACEELQKNNIPFVVVEQDPELLKELAPSEIVYIEGDATHDEILKTAGVERAQALITTLPKDADSVFVTLTARQMNTGINIVARANETSAESKLIRAGANRLVRPDLIGGTYMANLITKPGVVEFLDMISGTGELKLEEFSFEDMKENFREKSIMDLDIRKKSGATIMAFKAGEKRSFMINPHPSTKITNGDVMIVLGTEDQIKSFANYYTTKKLML; this is translated from the coding sequence TTGCTTTTTCTGTTGAGCATAGGTATTGGTATAAGTGGGTTTATGTTTATTGAAGAAAACTATACCTTTATTGATGCATTTTACATGACTGTCATTACTATTGCAACAGTTGGGTTTACCGAAGTACACCCTCTGTCTGATGCTGGCAGGTTATTCACCTCTTTTTACATCGTAATAAACCTGGGGATATTTGCTTTATTTGCCTCTGTGCTAACCACTTACTTGTTTGAAGGAGAACTTCGTGAAATTTTGAATAACTACAATAGTATAAGGAAGGTAAACAAAATGAAAGACCATGTAATTGTGTGCGGATTTGGTAGAAACGGTATAAGGGCTTGTGAAGAACTTCAAAAAAATAACATTCCTTTTGTAGTGGTGGAACAAGACCCTGAACTACTCAAAGAGTTGGCTCCCAGTGAAATTGTATACATAGAAGGGGATGCCACACACGATGAAATACTAAAAACAGCGGGTGTAGAACGTGCCCAGGCTTTGATTACAACGCTACCCAAAGATGCTGACAGTGTTTTTGTAACGCTTACTGCACGACAAATGAATACGGGAATTAATATTGTGGCTAGAGCCAATGAAACAAGTGCTGAAAGTAAACTCATAAGAGCGGGTGCCAACCGATTGGTACGCCCCGACTTGATTGGGGGCACCTATATGGCCAACCTGATTACCAAGCCAGGGGTAGTCGAGTTTTTAGATATGATCAGTGGAACAGGTGAGCTTAAGTTAGAGGAGTTTAGCTTTGAGGATATGAAGGAAAACTTCCGCGAAAAAAGCATTATGGACTTAGATATTAGAAAAAAAAGTGGTGCTACCATTATGGCTTTCAAGGCAGGAGAAAAAAGAAGTTTTATGATCAACCCTCACCCCAGCACTAAAATTACCAATGGGGATGTAATGATTGTATTGGGCACTGAAGATCAAATTAAAAGTTTTGCAAATTACTACACAACTAAGAAACTTATGCTGTAA
- a CDS encoding helix-turn-helix domain-containing protein, whose protein sequence is MINYWAIFFLIAAGQGLFLSLLLLLRNVSKNLFLALLISLFSLTIGHYVTFWLGLFSKYPHLIGLSATLPWLFGPTLYLYVKQTGHQARVKRSSVLHFAVFFLHFLYLTPFYTSSAVNKLTKAQDTTLYSTYQLIINWGQTISLLFYAALILYTVLYKSSKSRSKSLLYMSGLFIAFSVSHASYYVMVYGFHYVQIYDYYISASMALFIYWVGYIGFIKPEALDGETTTHQAVTLPANKPAKYAHSALSDLHAKQLLDQLKQLMQTEKPYLNPALKMKEIADQMGISGHHLSQILNEYAEQNYADFVNSYRVNEVRQKLRNPQYAQEKIIAIAYDAGFNTKASFNAHFKKQTGLSPSAYKQQFLGETLPKNN, encoded by the coding sequence ATGATCAATTATTGGGCAATATTTTTTTTAATAGCAGCTGGGCAAGGTCTTTTTCTCTCCTTGTTGTTGTTGTTACGCAATGTATCTAAAAATTTATTTTTAGCCCTGTTGATCAGTTTATTCTCTTTAACCATAGGGCATTATGTGACGTTTTGGCTGGGGCTTTTTTCCAAGTATCCTCATCTTATAGGCTTGTCTGCCACTTTACCTTGGCTATTTGGTCCTACACTATACCTCTATGTAAAACAAACAGGGCATCAGGCCAGGGTTAAACGCTCGTCAGTATTACATTTTGCTGTGTTTTTTTTACACTTTTTGTACTTAACTCCTTTTTATACCTCCAGTGCAGTTAACAAGTTGACAAAAGCACAAGACACCACATTATACAGCACCTATCAGCTCATTATTAACTGGGGGCAAACCATTTCTTTACTTTTTTATGCAGCACTTATTCTATATACTGTATTGTACAAAAGTAGTAAGAGTCGTAGTAAGTCATTGTTATATATGAGTGGTTTATTTATTGCTTTTTCAGTGAGTCACGCCAGTTATTACGTAATGGTTTACGGCTTTCATTATGTGCAAATCTATGATTATTACATTTCTGCTTCTATGGCATTGTTTATTTATTGGGTAGGTTATATAGGGTTTATCAAACCAGAAGCCCTCGATGGAGAAACTACGACTCATCAAGCAGTAACTCTTCCCGCAAATAAACCAGCCAAATATGCTCATTCAGCCCTTAGTGACCTTCATGCCAAACAACTGTTAGATCAACTAAAACAACTGATGCAAACCGAAAAGCCCTACTTAAACCCTGCACTCAAAATGAAAGAAATAGCAGATCAAATGGGGATTTCAGGCCATCACTTATCGCAGATTCTTAACGAATATGCAGAACAAAACTACGCAGACTTTGTCAATAGCTATAGGGTAAACGAAGTAAGGCAAAAACTTCGTAATCCCCAATATGCGCAGGAAAAAATCATTGCTATAGCCTATGATGCAGGGTTTAATACCAAAGCATCGTTTAATGCACACTTTAAGAAGCAAACCGGACTATCTCCATCTGCTTATAAGCAACAGTTCCTGGGTGAAACCTTGCCCAAAAACAACTAA